A single genomic interval of Pyrus communis chromosome 7, drPyrComm1.1, whole genome shotgun sequence harbors:
- the LOC137740648 gene encoding uncharacterized protein, producing the protein MEGSDRKPVCKQKPRRKKENQEIENEGDENNYFRWNVDMERALADILCEERRLGNKGDGGWKTAAQFDIHVTADNIRNRVKSWKKFYAIVSDILSQSGFSWDATKKMISVDKDHVWQEYMKSHSGAKSFRWKVIPNWDDIVDLCGKNRATGEEAETGVEAVEIMTPPYNETNHIDLDGDTQGLEDIEIINDISPTSANVQKTQSKRKPTNFVDVPHTKKQPTTPKDMIADSLAKMASSFQEYICADTKKLDLTEVYDEVNAIPYLSEEEQIKACAWLIENDKQFLMLKTLPVEKKKNMVLLFTSRGA; encoded by the exons ATGGAAGGATCCGATAGAAAACCAGTATGCAAACAAAAaccaaggagaaagaaagagaaccaagaaattgaaaatgaaggagatgaaaataattattttagatGGAATGTAGATATGGAACGTGCTTTGGCTGACATACTTTGTGAAGAACGAAGATTGGGTAACAAAGGAGATGGTGGTTGGAAGACAGCTGCTCAATTTGATATTCATGTAACTGCTGATAACATTCGAAATCGTGTGAAGTCTTGGAAAAAGTTCTATGCAATAGTGAGTGATATACTAAGTCAAAGTGGATTTAGTTGGGATGCAACCAAAAAGATGATAAGTGTAGATAAAGATCATGTCTGGCAAGAGTACATGAAG TCACACAGTGGTGCTAAAAGTTTTCGTTGGAAGGTCATTCCAAATTGGGATGATATAGTGGATTTGTGTGGCAAAAATAGAGCCACGGGTGAGGAAGCTGAAACAGGTGTGGAAGCTGTTGAGATTATGACTCCTCCGTATAATGAAACTAATCATATTGATTTGGATGGTGATACGCAAGGTTTAGAAGATATTGAAATTATTAATGATATTTCACCTACTTCAGCCAATGTTCAGAAGACTCAAAGCAAGAGAAAGCCAACAAATTTTGTTGATGTGCCTCATACAAAGAAACAACCAACCACCCCTAAAGATATGATTGCAGATTCACTTGCCAAGATGGCTTCATCTTTTCAAGAATATATTTGTGCAGACACAAAGAAGCTTGATCTAACAGAGGTATATGATGAAGTAAATGCAATACCATATCTCAGTGAAgaagaacaaatcaaagcatGTGCTTGGTTGATCGAAAATGACAAGCAATTTCTCATGTTGAAGACACTCCCagttgagaagaaaaagaatatggTATTATTGTTTACTTCACGAGGCGCATAg
- the LOC137738739 gene encoding RHOMBOID-like protein 5 — translation MYAPPPYYPPPPPYAPPPPAFYAPPPMMAPPRRYSPWLVPLIFIVNLGVFIWTMYENNCPSKMSKDQCMGGHYLDRFSFQPWHDNRMIGPTPETLQRLGGLDTKLVVNGEAWRLFSAMWLHGGLIHLFANMISLDFVGLRLEQDFGFHRFGFVYVLSGLGGSLGSCLSIIKHGKSSKTISVGASGAIFGLLGASLSELITNWTVYDDKCSSIMIIILNAALNLAIGFLLHMDHSAHVGGLVAGFFLGFVFFVKPQFGYVSSKYMPTYHQVKSTARHNFCQYFLGVLGLVACIILYATAFGKLFNIKEIKQHLPDSVNKY, via the exons ATGTATGCGCCACCGCCATActatcctccacctcctccatATGCTCCACCTCCACCAGCCTTTTACGCGCCGCCACCAATGATGGCACCACCAAGGCGGTACTCTCCGTGGTTGGTGCCGCTTATATTCATTGTGAATCTCGGGGTCTTCATATGGACAATGTATGAGAACAACTGCCCATCTAAAATGTCAAAGGATCAGTGTATGGGAGGGCATTACTTGGATAGGTTCTCCTTCCAACCCTGGCACGATAACCGCATGATCGGTCCTACCCCTGAAAC CCTCCAAAGACTAGGAGGCCTGGATACAAAACTAGTGGTGAATGGTGAAGCATGGCGCCTTTTTTCTGCAATGTGGCTACATGGCGGGCTGATTCATCTATTCGCCAACATGATCAGCCTTGATTTCGTTGGGCTCCGGCTTGAGCAGGACTTTGGATTTC ACAGATTCGGATTCGTGTATGTGCTTTCTGGGTTAGGGGGAAGTTTAGGGTCTTGCCTTAGTATTATTAAACACGGAAAGTCAAGCAAGACTATATCAGTTGGCGCATCTGGGGCAATTTTTGGATTGTTGGGAGCCTCACTTTCTGAGCTGATCACAAACTGGACAGTGTATGACGATAAG TGCTCATCGATCATGATAATCATCCTCAATGCTGCCCTGAACTTGGCCATTGGATTTCTACTTCATATGGACCATTCAGCTCATGTAGGAGGACTCGTTGCCGGATTTTTCCttggttttgtgttttttgttaaGCCTCAGTTTGGATATGTAAGCAGCAAGTACATGCCAACCTACCATCAAGTCAAAAGTACAGCAAGGCACAATTTCTGTCAATATTTTCTGGGGGTCCTTGGTTTGGTGGCGTGCATTATTCT GTATGCAACTGCCTTCGGTAAGCTATTTAATATAAAGGAAATTAAACAACATCTGCCTGATAGTGTAAACAAATATTGA